TAGGTCGAGTAGCGGTCCGTCGGGTTCCGCCAAGCCCTCTCGGGCCCCCCGCTCACCTCTCTCACCAGGCAGAACAGTGAGGGATGCACCAGATCGAGTACCTGGCCGCCGGATCCGGGGTGCCAGTCCCGTTCGGCTTCGGGAACCTGCTCCAGGACCCGGACCGCTTCACGCAGCCGGGATCTGAGCTGTTCGTCGACCAGCGCGTCCGACTGCCACACCCCGTCGACGGCGGACACCTCGATGCCGGTTCGCCCGTCCCGCAGCGCGGCGTAGTGGGAGAGTTCGGCCTTCCCCGACATCGCCGAGGAGGTCGGACGGCGCGCCGCCACGATGAGCCAGGCCGATGCCGACGCCGCGCACCGTGAGCGCACCGCGCAGATGGTCCGGCTGGCCGAGCTCATGGCCGCGGGTCACTCGGCCGACGCCGATCCGGTCCAGGCCGAGATCGACATCCAGTACCGGGCGCTGACGGAGCTGCGGCCGGTCCCGGCCGAGGAGTACCGGGCCGTCGGCCGCTCCGTCGTCGACAACGCGACATGGCGCGCCGCGTACGAGGCCATCGCCCCGGGCCTCGCCGCGTACCAGCGCGACGCCATCGAGGCGTACGCCGCCGCCCGGCTGGACTGAGACAGGGTGCGGCCGCCATCGAGGGACGACGGCGATGGCGGCCGCGCCCGTCGCGTAGCGCCGACGGTGTGCGCTCCCGAGGACGGGCTGGAGTGGAGCCCGCGGCGGATGTCCTCGACCGCGGAGCGGGCCACGCCGGACCGCACGGTGCTCGGCGGAGCACCGGGTCACCGATCCGCCGCCGGCGCTCGGTGGAAGCCGGCGCTCGGGGCATTCGACCGGCGCACGGTCTCGCCGGGGCTCCCAGGAGTGCGCGCGAGCGCTGTTAGGCAGCCGGTGCGCTTGGACAACCTCTCCTCACTTCTGGAAATGAGAGGGCTCGTATGGCCAGTGAGTTCCAGCGCATCAAGCTCCACGCGATGTTCGACGCCTTCGACGTGAACGGCGACGGGTACTTGCAGGAGGAGGACTTCCATGCTCTGGCGGCCCGCTGGGGCCGTCTGTCCCGTGTCCAGGCGGATGCCGAACTGACCGAACGGGTGCGGAGCGTGATGCTGGGTTGGTGGCAGCAGCTGGCGGCGGCCGTCGACACGGACGAGGACGGCCGGATCGACATGGACGACCTCCTGGCCATGGTCGACCGGCTCGGTGCCCTGCGTGAAGCCGTCACCGCCACCGCCGACACCGTCTTCGACGCGGTGGACGAGGACGCCGACGGCCACATCTCACGCCGTGAGCACCAACGCCTGATCGACGTGTGGCACGGCCGGGAGATCGCGGTGGGAACGACCTTCGACGTCCTCGACCGGGATGCCGACGGCCGCCTGACCCGAGCCGAGTTCGCCGAGCTGTGGGTCCAGTTCTGGATCAGTGACGACCCCACCGAGCCGGGCAACTACATGTGCGGACCGCTGACGGGCATCCCGATCGGCTGAGGAGAGGGCGGCCGGGGTTCCGTCGGCGGACCGGGAGGCTCACAGGCAGCGCGAAGGCCGATCACCACGATCCCCGGCGACCGCGCTGTCGCCCTGAGCCCGGCCACCTCCACCGGACGCCACCGGTCAGTCCACCGTCAGGACGATCTTGCCGGTGGTGCCGCCCTGTTCGCCGATCTCGTGCGCCTTCGCGGCCTGGCCCAGCGGCAGGACCGTCTCGACGACCGGCTTCAGACCGCCGCGCTCCACGAGCGCGGCGATCTCCCGCAGGCCGTGGTGGTCCGGCTCGACCAGCATCCACGAGGCCCGCACCCCTTCCCGGGCGACGGGGACGTCGTCGGGTCCCGGCAGCGTGATCAGCCGGCCCCCGTCGCGCAACACCCGCAGGGACCGTTCGGCCGTACGGCCACCGATGCCGTCCAGCACGACGTCCACGTCGGAGACCGCGTCCTCGAACCGTACCGAGCGGTAGTCGATCACCTCGTCCGCCCCCAGCTCCCGCACCAAGGCGTGCTTGGCCGCGCTGGCCGTACCGATGACGTAGGCACCGCGCGCCTTGGCGATCTGCACCGCGAAGTGCCCGACCCCTCCGGCCGCCGCGTGGACCAGCACGCGCTCCCCCGGACGGACGTCCGCGGTGTCGACGAGCGCCTGCCAGGCGGTCAGCGCGGCGAGCGGCAGCGCCGCCGCCTCCACATGCGTCAGCCCGGCGGGCTTTCGCGCCAGGTGCCGGGCCGGCGCCACCACGTACTCGGCATATCCGCCGGCCTGACGCGGGAACAGCGGCATTCCGAAGACCTCGTCGCCGGGACGGAAGACGCCCACGCCCGGACCGACGGCTTCGACCGTGCCGGACACGTCCCAGCCGACGGCCGGCTGGGTGCCCCATTCGATGAGGGCACCCGTGGCCCGGGTCTTCCAGTCCACCGGATTCACTCCGGCCGCGTGCACCCGCACCAGGACCTCGCTCAGCCCGGGCTCCGGGCGCTCGATCTCGCGCTCGCCGAGCTCCTGCGGTCCGCCCCACCGTTCCACGACCACTGCACGCATGTTCTTGGCCTCGTCCTTCGTCTCCATCGCTACGGTGCCGCCGGAGGCCCGGCGACACCCTCCACGATCGGGCTTCCCGGCCGTCCACGGTGTTGGCCCTCCGGCCACTATGTGACAGGATCTGGCCATGGCCAGCGCACAACGGACTTCGGCACGGACTTCGGCGAGGCAGGACCACGGTCGTACGGGCGGAGCCGGTCGACGGCATCGGATCGC
This region of Streptomyces ambofaciens ATCC 23877 genomic DNA includes:
- a CDS encoding EF-hand domain-containing protein — its product is MASEFQRIKLHAMFDAFDVNGDGYLQEEDFHALAARWGRLSRVQADAELTERVRSVMLGWWQQLAAAVDTDEDGRIDMDDLLAMVDRLGALREAVTATADTVFDAVDEDADGHISRREHQRLIDVWHGREIAVGTTFDVLDRDADGRLTRAEFAELWVQFWISDDPTEPGNYMCGPLTGIPIG
- a CDS encoding NADP-dependent oxidoreductase, with translation METKDEAKNMRAVVVERWGGPQELGEREIERPEPGLSEVLVRVHAAGVNPVDWKTRATGALIEWGTQPAVGWDVSGTVEAVGPGVGVFRPGDEVFGMPLFPRQAGGYAEYVVAPARHLARKPAGLTHVEAAALPLAALTAWQALVDTADVRPGERVLVHAAAGGVGHFAVQIAKARGAYVIGTASAAKHALVRELGADEVIDYRSVRFEDAVSDVDVVLDGIGGRTAERSLRVLRDGGRLITLPGPDDVPVAREGVRASWMLVEPDHHGLREIAALVERGGLKPVVETVLPLGQAAKAHEIGEQGGTTGKIVLTVD